CCAGTTCCGGGCCCGCCGCCACGGAAACCTCCGGCTCAACCGCCGCGGGCGCTGCTGCCGCCGCCGCTGCAGCCGGGACCGGCGCAGCCGGTGCGGCCGGCGCCGCCGCAGGCGCCGCGGGGGCCGGTGGCGGGCTCTTCGAGATCCGGATGCGCGTGCCAGCCCGCGTGATCTCGAGGGAATCGATCCCGCTTTCGTCGACCGCGGCAATCAGCCTGCGCAGGAACTCGAGATCGATCATGGGCCGGGCCCCCCCGGAAGCTTCGTCCCGCAGCTCACCAGCGACGCCGGCCGCCCAACTCTCGGGCAACGCCGCTGCAGCCGCTCCCGCAATCCCCGGCCTCCTGCCTGCCCCTCCCCGACCACCCCTTGCACCCGCAGCCGGTCCACCGCCGCTACCACCCTGCTGCGGTTCACGCCGCCCCGGCTTGACCGTACGTGCCATGCCATTTCTCCTTCCGGAGTCAATCCGCTGGGCTGGAAACGCAAGGGCCCCCGTGGACCCGGACCGCGGGAGGATGGGTGCGCGGCACGGCGAGCCGCTAGGACCGGCCCCGCAGGTACAGTACCAGGCCGCGCAGCCCGAGAAGATAGCTGACCGCGCCGAACCCCATGACCACGCCTACGGCCGGCGCTGCCAGTACGGACCGCCGCCGAAAAGCCTCGCGCCTGTATAAGTTCGACAGGTGCACTTCGACAAATGGGCGCCCCACACCCACCAGCGCATCGCGTAGCGCTATGCTGGTATGCGAGTAGGCGCCCGCATTGACCACCAGGCCGGCCACCCGATCGCCGGCCGCGTGCACGTGGCTCACCAGCTCACCCTCGCCGTTCGCCTGGAACAGCTCCAGCTCGACATTCAGTTCCCCGGCCAGTGCCTCGAGCTGTGCGTTGATCTCCGCCAACGTCTGGCGGCCGTAGATCCCCGGCTCGCGCCGGCCCAGGAGGTTCAGATTCGGGCCGTGGACGACGCCGATCCTCAACGCCTCAGGCTCTGAAGCCACGCGCGGAACATCTCCAGGTCCTCGTCCTCATCGCCGCGCCACGCGCCACTCGCTGGCACCCCGGCTGGCGGTGCGGGAGGCGGCCATACCGGCCCAGCGACAGGTGGGCCGGCGGGCGGCACAGGCTCGCCCAGGGGAGCCGTACGGCCGCCCAACCCCATTTGGCCAGCCGGTGGTGTGCCGCCCGGCTGCCCCGCAACTTCCCGCGTGCCGCCGGACAGCGGAGCACCTGTCCGCTGGGCCCACTCCTCGATGCTCCCGCCGCTGAAAAAGAAGTTTTCGAAATCCTCCCACCCCGCCTCCGCCGGCTGTTCAACGGCTTCGGCAGTGGATTCTGCTGCAACCGCGCCCGTGGCCGACGTGTCCTCCACCGGCCAGGGCGGCGCCGCACGCTTTGCTATCCCAGGGGAGGCGAGCGGCTCAACATACTCCCCACCACTCGGCTCCGCCACGGCCCCGGCATCGCCCGCCGCCTCGCCCTCCGACCATGCGTAGGGCGTGCGCTCGGCACCGGCCGCACCACCGCGCCCCGTCCACGCGGATTCCACCAGCTCAGGGAGCCGGTCCGCCCCTGGCTCCGCGCCGCCTGGCGCGGCCGACTCGACCCGGCTCTCCGGCAA
This Gemmatimonadota bacterium DNA region includes the following protein-coding sequences:
- the aroQ gene encoding type II 3-dehydroquinate dehydratase, whose translation is MRIGVVHGPNLNLLGRREPGIYGRQTLAEINAQLEALAGELNVELELFQANGEGELVSHVHAAGDRVAGLVVNAGAYSHTSIALRDALVGVGRPFVEVHLSNLYRREAFRRRSVLAAPAVGVVMGFGAVSYLLGLRGLVLYLRGRS